One segment of Anatilimnocola aggregata DNA contains the following:
- a CDS encoding alpha/beta hydrolase → MSPLRTLLLVFALALLTSSATFAQRLSPAAAREKVDVQTDVEYGKAGDRSLKLDVIKPKEASEKPRPCVVWIHGGGWQNGNKSSGHFRLTNLVASGDYVGVTVGYRLTDETAWPGQIHDCKAAVRWIRANAKTLGVDPDKIGVMGSSAGGHLVSMLGTSGDVKELEGKNGSPDNSSRVSCVVDFCGPSDFLAINKDNPKLNDPSGPVYKLLGGPITTKEDVAKEASPVTHVSADDPPFLILHGTDDRTVDIRQAEILHSAQQKAGTKSTFVKITGGGHGIGGPKVEERVKTFLDKHLLGKDVEVSSEAIEAAPMAVPAKKADGKKPVEKK, encoded by the coding sequence ATGAGCCCGCTTCGCACGCTGTTGCTGGTGTTTGCCCTCGCATTGTTAACTTCTTCCGCAACGTTTGCTCAAAGGCTTTCGCCGGCGGCAGCGAGAGAGAAAGTCGATGTGCAAACCGATGTGGAATACGGCAAGGCTGGCGACCGTAGTTTGAAGCTGGACGTCATCAAGCCGAAAGAAGCCAGTGAGAAGCCGCGCCCCTGCGTGGTCTGGATTCATGGCGGCGGCTGGCAAAATGGCAACAAGAGCAGCGGTCACTTTCGCTTGACGAACCTCGTGGCGAGCGGTGATTACGTGGGGGTGACGGTTGGCTATCGCTTGACCGACGAAACCGCCTGGCCCGGTCAGATTCACGACTGCAAAGCGGCAGTCCGCTGGATTCGGGCGAATGCCAAGACGCTGGGAGTTGATCCCGATAAGATTGGCGTCATGGGTTCATCGGCTGGTGGTCACCTGGTCAGCATGCTGGGCACCAGCGGCGATGTGAAAGAACTCGAAGGGAAGAATGGCTCGCCAGATAACTCGAGCCGCGTGAGTTGCGTGGTCGATTTCTGCGGCCCGAGCGATTTTCTCGCCATCAACAAAGACAATCCCAAGTTGAACGATCCCTCGGGCCCCGTTTACAAGTTGCTGGGGGGACCAATTACCACGAAGGAAGACGTCGCTAAGGAAGCGTCACCCGTAACCCATGTTTCCGCTGATGACCCGCCGTTCCTCATTCTGCATGGGACCGACGACCGGACGGTCGACATTCGCCAGGCCGAAATACTTCACAGTGCCCAACAAAAGGCCGGCACCAAGTCGACCTTCGTGAAAATCACCGGCGGCGGCCACGGCATTGGCGGCCCCAAGGTCGAGGAACGGGTGAAAACATTCCTCGATAAGCATTTGCTTGGCAAGGATGTGGAAGTATCGAGCGAAGCGATCGAAGCTGCGCCGATGGCTGTCCCAGCCAAGAAGGCCGACGGAAAGAAGCCCGTTGAAAAGAAATAG
- a CDS encoding aminopeptidase P N-terminal domain-containing protein, which translates to MRHDPIEAELFTENRARLSAKLPPKSLAVVQANDVLPTNADGHFVMHPNSDLFYLSGIEQEQSILLIAPDADDEKWREILFIREPNELLKTWEGHKHSKEEATKLSGVKNVKWLSEFRGIFHKLMCELEHVYLNTNEHKAASLEVASRDQRFVQDCRAKYPLHDYRRLAPLMHQLRVVKSPPELELLRKAVDITRAGFLRVLSFTKPGVNECEVEAEFAHEFIRQRGKFAYPPIIAAGKNSCILHYNSNDLPCESGDLLLLDVAAAYANYNADLTRTIPISGRFTPRQREVYDAVLRVMRASIKGAVVGKKHRDWQRESQLHMNEELLKLSLITEEDIKKQTEDELACRKYFMHGLGHPLGLDVHDVGHTTEAFAPGWVLTVEPGIYIPDEGFGVRLENDIVVTDDGPLDLMATTPVEAEEIEHLMASRHN; encoded by the coding sequence ATGCGTCACGATCCGATTGAAGCCGAACTGTTTACAGAAAATCGCGCCAGGCTGAGCGCCAAGCTCCCCCCCAAGTCGCTGGCGGTGGTCCAGGCCAATGATGTGCTCCCCACCAATGCCGACGGCCATTTCGTCATGCACCCCAACTCGGACTTGTTCTATCTGAGTGGCATCGAGCAAGAACAGAGCATTCTGCTGATCGCCCCGGATGCCGATGATGAAAAATGGCGCGAGATTCTCTTCATCCGCGAGCCCAACGAACTCCTCAAGACCTGGGAGGGGCACAAGCACTCGAAGGAAGAGGCAACGAAGCTCAGCGGCGTGAAGAACGTGAAATGGTTAAGTGAGTTTCGCGGCATCTTTCACAAACTGATGTGCGAGTTGGAGCACGTCTACTTAAACACCAATGAGCACAAAGCCGCTTCGCTGGAAGTCGCCAGCCGCGATCAGCGCTTTGTGCAAGATTGCCGAGCCAAGTATCCGCTGCATGACTACAGGCGACTCGCTCCGCTCATGCATCAGCTGCGAGTGGTGAAGTCGCCGCCGGAACTCGAGCTGCTGCGCAAGGCGGTCGACATCACCCGAGCTGGCTTTTTGCGCGTGTTGTCGTTCACCAAGCCGGGCGTGAACGAATGCGAAGTGGAAGCCGAGTTTGCCCACGAGTTCATCCGCCAGCGCGGCAAGTTCGCTTATCCGCCGATCATCGCAGCCGGCAAGAACTCCTGCATCTTGCACTACAACTCGAACGACCTTCCTTGCGAATCCGGCGATTTGCTGCTGCTCGATGTGGCCGCCGCGTACGCCAACTACAACGCCGACCTGACTCGCACCATTCCCATCAGCGGCCGTTTCACTCCCCGCCAGCGCGAAGTCTACGATGCGGTGCTGCGGGTCATGCGCGCCAGCATCAAGGGAGCGGTGGTGGGGAAGAAGCATCGCGACTGGCAGCGAGAATCGCAGCTGCACATGAACGAGGAACTTCTCAAGCTCAGTTTGATTACCGAGGAAGACATCAAGAAGCAAACAGAGGACGAGTTGGCGTGTCGCAAGTACTTCATGCACGGGCTGGGCCATCCGCTGGGCCTCGACGTGCACGACGTCGGTCACACCACCGAAGCGTTCGCCCCGGGCTGGGTTCTGACCGTCGAGCCGGGGATTTATATTCCCGACGAAGGTTTTGGAGTGCGGCTCGAAAATGATATCGTGGTCACTGACGACGGCCCCCTCGACCTGATGGCCACCACGCCCGTGGAAGCCGAAGAGATCGAGCATCTGATGGCTTCCCGGCACAACTGA
- a CDS encoding PVC-type heme-binding CxxCH protein: MQRITFVLLLIALSLTQSLAEDTSAPVPTKVAASRMKVPEGFHVSLFAGEPDIVQPIAFTFDDRGRLWVVECLSYPQWSKTGEGRDRVTILEDRDGDGTFDEKTIFYDKGVNLSGIEWGYGGVWLTAVPNLIFIPDRNGDDKPDGEPVVVLNGFDLAAKHNVVNGLAWGPDGYLYGLNGILSNSRVGRPGQPDAERKPINCGVWRVDPKTHEFEPFAYGTTNPWGLDWNEHGQLFITNCVIKHLFHVVQGGHYERMFGQDLSPRSYGLIQSCADHLHWGGGHWTSSRGGQGIHNDAGGGHAHSGCLIYQGDAWPEAYRNRVYACNIHGARVNQDRLEPHGSGYVAKHEPDFLHAGDPWFRGLAVKQGPDGSVYMTDWCDTGECHDYIECDHSNGRIYKITHGTAKAKSPALQTNQLELAKQALSKNEWLARHARRRLQEMAATDELDKVVVREALITELVTGENEHGKLRALWALQATRQIIDADLRGAMRDENAYVRTWAVTLAVDSPKAKNPHLDMLLRLAAEDRAPQVRLALASALQRLTAKERLPLATRLVAHEEDAGDHHIPLMLWYGIEPIAGEMPAEMYKLLAECRIPLVRQHLVRRLLEEDPGDQRLATLIETLGNVRDAQVQLDLQRGILLALEGRRSVPMPMTWPAVFETLSDSRTVDVQDHAVALAVKFDDAAVIAKLKKQLVDMGQDLGTRQQALALILTKLPVELPVTLHGLLREPAIRAQAIKALAAYNHPGTPAELVNLYGSLTEAERADVVQTLASRPAYAVALLSAVQEKKLPRTDITAGVLRQLQALNHKDVAAKLEAIWGTIRPAAEDKKELAAKYKSLLTTETLATANASHGRAIFAKNCASCHKLFDEGGKMGPDLTGSQRTNLDYVLENALDPSAVVPRDYQVTTFLLDNGRVVQGIVLRETAVAVTAQTPNEVLTIPVSTIEERKLSKLSMMPEGIFQRLSDNDVRDLVAYLASSRQVPLPMQ, encoded by the coding sequence ATGCAGCGAATCACTTTCGTTCTCCTCCTCATCGCACTCTCGCTGACGCAATCGTTGGCCGAAGATACCTCTGCGCCGGTGCCCACCAAAGTGGCTGCTTCGCGCATGAAAGTGCCCGAGGGCTTTCACGTGTCGTTGTTCGCGGGGGAGCCCGACATCGTTCAGCCCATTGCCTTCACCTTCGACGACCGCGGTCGGCTGTGGGTCGTGGAGTGCCTGTCGTATCCGCAATGGTCGAAGACAGGGGAGGGGAGAGACCGCGTTACGATTCTGGAAGATCGCGACGGCGACGGCACGTTCGACGAGAAGACCATTTTCTATGACAAGGGAGTGAATCTGTCGGGTATTGAGTGGGGCTATGGTGGCGTCTGGCTGACCGCAGTGCCGAACCTGATCTTCATTCCCGATCGCAATGGCGACGATAAGCCCGATGGCGAGCCGGTCGTTGTGCTGAACGGCTTCGATCTGGCGGCGAAGCACAACGTGGTGAATGGCCTGGCCTGGGGCCCGGATGGTTACTTGTATGGCCTCAATGGCATTCTCTCGAACTCGCGCGTTGGTCGCCCCGGACAGCCCGATGCAGAGCGCAAGCCGATTAACTGCGGTGTGTGGCGAGTCGATCCAAAGACTCACGAATTCGAACCGTTCGCCTATGGCACGACTAACCCCTGGGGACTCGATTGGAACGAACACGGCCAGCTGTTCATTACCAATTGTGTAATCAAGCACTTGTTCCATGTCGTGCAAGGGGGGCACTACGAACGGATGTTCGGGCAGGATCTGAGCCCGCGGTCGTATGGGCTGATTCAAAGTTGTGCCGATCACCTTCACTGGGGTGGCGGGCATTGGACCAGTTCGCGCGGCGGGCAGGGGATTCACAACGATGCCGGTGGCGGCCACGCTCACAGCGGTTGTTTGATTTATCAAGGCGACGCCTGGCCCGAAGCCTATCGCAATCGCGTTTATGCCTGCAACATCCACGGCGCGCGCGTGAACCAGGATCGTCTCGAACCTCACGGCAGCGGCTATGTCGCCAAGCATGAGCCCGACTTCTTGCATGCCGGCGATCCGTGGTTTCGCGGCTTGGCTGTCAAGCAAGGGCCCGATGGCAGTGTTTATATGACCGATTGGTGCGATACGGGCGAATGTCACGACTACATCGAATGCGATCACTCGAATGGTCGCATCTACAAAATCACGCACGGCACTGCCAAGGCTAAGTCGCCAGCACTGCAAACCAATCAGCTCGAACTCGCGAAGCAGGCACTGAGCAAGAACGAATGGCTGGCGCGGCATGCTCGGCGGCGACTGCAAGAAATGGCTGCGACCGACGAACTCGATAAGGTTGTCGTGCGCGAAGCGCTCATCACCGAGTTAGTTACCGGAGAAAACGAGCATGGCAAACTGCGGGCGCTCTGGGCGCTGCAAGCGACTCGGCAGATCATCGATGCCGATCTTCGCGGCGCGATGCGCGACGAAAACGCCTACGTAAGAACTTGGGCCGTCACACTCGCCGTTGATTCGCCCAAGGCCAAAAACCCGCACCTCGACATGTTGCTGCGATTGGCAGCCGAGGATCGTGCGCCGCAAGTGCGTCTGGCATTAGCGTCAGCGCTGCAACGATTGACGGCGAAGGAACGACTGCCGCTGGCAACGCGACTCGTCGCGCACGAGGAAGATGCCGGTGACCACCACATTCCGCTGATGCTCTGGTATGGCATCGAGCCGATTGCCGGCGAGATGCCCGCTGAAATGTACAAACTGCTCGCCGAGTGTCGCATTCCGCTCGTGCGGCAACATCTGGTGCGCCGCTTGCTCGAAGAAGATCCCGGCGACCAGCGTTTGGCAACTCTGATCGAAACGCTTGGCAATGTCCGCGATGCCCAGGTGCAACTTGATCTGCAGCGTGGCATTCTGCTGGCCCTCGAGGGCCGCCGCAGTGTGCCGATGCCCATGACCTGGCCCGCAGTCTTCGAAACCCTCAGCGATAGTCGCACTGTGGATGTACAAGATCACGCCGTGGCGCTGGCCGTGAAGTTTGACGATGCTGCCGTCATCGCCAAGTTGAAAAAGCAACTCGTCGATATGGGGCAGGACTTGGGCACCCGTCAGCAGGCCCTGGCTTTGATTCTCACAAAGCTTCCGGTCGAATTGCCGGTGACGCTGCACGGCTTGCTGCGCGAGCCGGCGATTCGCGCTCAAGCGATCAAAGCGCTCGCGGCTTACAACCACCCGGGCACGCCGGCGGAACTTGTCAATCTTTATGGTTCGCTGACAGAAGCGGAACGAGCTGATGTCGTGCAGACGCTGGCCTCGCGCCCCGCCTATGCCGTCGCGCTCCTCTCTGCGGTTCAAGAGAAGAAACTGCCGCGGACCGACATCACCGCTGGTGTTCTTCGCCAACTGCAGGCTTTGAACCATAAAGACGTTGCCGCGAAGCTCGAAGCAATCTGGGGGACGATTCGTCCAGCTGCCGAAGACAAGAAAGAACTCGCGGCCAAATACAAGTCGCTATTGACGACGGAAACACTCGCGACTGCCAACGCCTCACATGGTCGCGCCATCTTTGCCAAGAACTGTGCCAGCTGTCATAAGCTGTTCGACGAAGGTGGGAAGATGGGTCCGGATCTGACCGGTTCGCAGCGGACGAATCTCGACTACGTCCTTGAAAACGCCCTCGATCCCAGTGCGGTCGTGCCGCGCGATTACCAGGTGACGACCTTTCTGCTCGACAACGGCCGCGTGGTGCAAGGGATCGTCCTCCGCGAAACCGCCGTCGCCGTGACCGCGCAAACGCCCAACGAAGTCCTGACCATTCCCGTCAGCACCATCGAAGAGCGCAAGCTTTCAAAGCTTTCGATGATGCCCGAAGGAATCTTTCAGCGACTGAGCGACAACGACGTTCGTGACCTGGTCGCTTACCTTGCCAGTTCCAGGCAAGTCCCGCTGCCCATGCAATAA
- a CDS encoding universal stress protein translates to MPAYQKPLALIDALHPALPEIDLAIALAEPTATITLIDVLPDQGWTWKMLGGKADEIRRQLKSQKESALSMLAGEQAVKRGRPVAPVVAEGKTGTAVIKEVLAGKHDLVILQAKGPHSRRAGGIGDTAWELLRKCPSSVLLVSQQEANTSPKKILVALDAAAEDQKHIALNQKIMAAAAHLAVKLGASLTAMHCWAIYGEGLVKDYMSAAEFKDIEEATRKLGEEGLQALAATLAEKPAELHLNLVRGLPNTHIPAFANTHNFDLVVMGTVARQGIAGALLGNTAEEVLPQLKTSILAIKPDDFVSPVS, encoded by the coding sequence ATGCCCGCTTATCAAAAACCACTGGCTCTCATCGATGCCCTCCACCCTGCCCTGCCAGAGATCGATCTGGCGATCGCTTTGGCGGAGCCTACAGCCACGATCACGCTGATCGACGTGCTGCCCGATCAAGGGTGGACTTGGAAGATGCTCGGTGGCAAGGCCGACGAAATTCGCCGGCAATTAAAGTCGCAAAAAGAATCGGCCCTTAGCATGCTGGCGGGCGAACAAGCCGTAAAGCGCGGGCGACCGGTAGCGCCGGTGGTTGCCGAAGGAAAAACCGGCACCGCGGTCATCAAGGAGGTGCTGGCTGGCAAACACGACCTCGTGATTCTGCAAGCCAAGGGCCCGCATAGCCGCCGCGCTGGTGGCATCGGCGATACTGCGTGGGAACTACTGCGCAAATGTCCGAGCTCGGTGCTGCTCGTCTCGCAGCAAGAGGCCAACACGTCGCCCAAGAAGATCCTCGTCGCCCTCGATGCTGCTGCCGAAGATCAGAAGCACATTGCCCTCAATCAAAAAATCATGGCTGCTGCCGCTCACCTGGCCGTCAAGCTGGGGGCAAGTTTGACTGCCATGCACTGCTGGGCCATTTATGGCGAAGGGCTAGTAAAAGATTACATGTCGGCCGCGGAGTTCAAAGATATTGAAGAGGCCACGCGCAAGCTGGGGGAAGAAGGCCTACAGGCACTCGCAGCCACCCTTGCCGAGAAGCCGGCTGAGTTGCACCTGAATTTGGTTCGCGGCCTGCCCAACACACACATCCCGGCGTTCGCCAACACGCACAATTTCGACCTTGTCGTCATGGGAACCGTCGCCCGCCAAGGAATCGCCGGCGCGCTGCTCGGCAACACCGCCGAAGAAGTGCTGCCCCAACTCAAGACTTCCATCCTGGCGATCAAACCCGACGATTTTGTGAGCCCGGTGAGTTAG
- a CDS encoding pyridoxal phosphate-dependent aminotransferase, with product MSWIADRTRAFDSSGIRKVFELAAKMKDPINLSIGQPDFDVPEPIKEACIDAIKKGKNAYALTQGMPVLRDKLQQRIDAEYGHADRKVFVSSGTSGGLALAMWSLINPGDEVIVFDPYFVMYTSLTQLAGGKPVIIDTYPDFRIDLAKVKAAITPRTKLILLNSPANPTGVIASEEEVRGLAELAAERNICLLSDEIYRSFCYDQPFVSPAKYNPNTLVIDGFSKSHGMTGWRLGFVHGPAEVIDTMVKLQQYTFVCAPQPVQWAGAVAMDVDMSAHVTAYKQKRDFVVNGLKDMYELTVPGGAFYVFPKAPIASGAQFVAKAIENQLLIIPGNIFSGRDSHFRISYAASEATLARGVEVLQRLARS from the coding sequence ATGTCTTGGATTGCCGATCGGACCCGCGCGTTTGATAGCAGCGGTATTCGCAAAGTTTTTGAATTAGCCGCGAAGATGAAGGATCCGATCAATCTCTCGATCGGGCAGCCCGACTTCGATGTGCCCGAGCCGATCAAAGAAGCCTGCATTGATGCGATCAAGAAAGGCAAGAACGCCTACGCTCTGACCCAAGGCATGCCGGTCCTGCGCGATAAGTTGCAGCAGCGGATCGATGCCGAATATGGTCACGCTGACCGCAAGGTTTTTGTTTCTAGCGGCACCAGCGGCGGCCTGGCCCTGGCGATGTGGTCGTTAATCAATCCGGGTGACGAAGTGATCGTCTTCGATCCTTACTTCGTGATGTACACCTCGCTAACGCAACTGGCCGGCGGCAAACCAGTCATCATCGATACCTACCCCGACTTCCGCATCGATCTGGCCAAGGTAAAGGCCGCCATCACACCCCGGACCAAACTGATTCTGCTCAACAGCCCGGCCAATCCGACGGGAGTGATCGCCAGCGAGGAGGAAGTTCGCGGGCTGGCCGAACTGGCTGCCGAGCGGAACATCTGCTTGTTGAGCGACGAGATCTATCGCAGCTTTTGCTACGACCAGCCTTTCGTTTCGCCGGCCAAGTACAACCCCAACACGCTGGTAATCGACGGCTTCAGCAAGAGCCATGGCATGACCGGCTGGCGGCTCGGCTTCGTCCACGGACCGGCCGAAGTGATCGACACGATGGTCAAGCTGCAGCAGTACACGTTCGTCTGCGCCCCGCAGCCCGTGCAATGGGCCGGCGCGGTGGCGATGGACGTCGACATGAGCGCGCACGTCACGGCCTACAAGCAGAAGCGCGACTTCGTGGTGAACGGGCTGAAAGACATGTACGAACTGACCGTTCCCGGCGGCGCTTTCTACGTCTTTCCCAAAGCGCCCATCGCCAGTGGCGCACAGTTCGTCGCCAAGGCCATCGAGAATCAACTGCTCATCATTCCCGGCAATATCTTCAGCGGTCGCGACAGCCACTTCCGCATCAGCTACGCCGCATCAGAAGCTACGCTCGCTCGCGGAGTAGAAGTGCTGCAGCGGCTAGCCCGTAGTTAA
- a CDS encoding DMP19 family protein: MNDQESLLEHASTIAFEKLKVAGGEISLLDEPFRTVALVFSAQGVIDNGGLNYFFESDWPGNPSYSLFADAYRRIGSVDAANAIQDAATSFGISFPERDSKLRNEFMEKQFGADGAWEVQWDDAVCGDERVWSNLEKWIRSNTGNTFK, translated from the coding sequence ATGAATGACCAAGAATCACTCCTCGAGCATGCGAGCACCATCGCATTTGAAAAGCTCAAAGTCGCAGGCGGCGAAATTAGCTTGTTGGACGAGCCGTTTCGGACAGTCGCGCTCGTGTTTTCCGCACAAGGTGTGATCGATAACGGCGGGCTGAATTATTTTTTCGAATCTGACTGGCCGGGGAATCCATCCTACTCGCTATTCGCTGACGCGTACCGAAGGATTGGTAGTGTCGACGCCGCTAATGCGATTCAAGATGCCGCAACTTCGTTCGGCATTTCGTTTCCGGAGCGAGACAGTAAGCTCCGGAATGAGTTCATGGAAAAGCAATTTGGTGCTGATGGGGCTTGGGAAGTTCAGTGGGACGATGCCGTATGCGGCGATGAACGAGTTTGGAGCAATCTGGAGAAATGGATTCGATCAAACACGGGCAACACCTTCAAATAG
- a CDS encoding alpha/beta hydrolase family protein, whose amino-acid sequence MDYRLFRCVLLAGSFFAAACFPPLPCSAQEQQAAKPAVAKLDTKRGDEMLAEYFRLETERLQQACLNDVKTAADWKTREVELRRQLHEMLGLDPLPERTDLKPVITGKVEHEEFTVEKLHFQSRPGLYVTGNLYLPKTIDKPLPAVLYVCGHGQIKKDGIAYGSKSHYQHHGGWFARNGYVCLTIDTLQLGEIEGIHHGTHRYGMWWWLNRGYTPAGVEAWNCIRALDYLQSRKEVDGQKLGVTGRSGGGAYSWWISALDERIKCAVPTAGITDLQNYVVDGAVEGHCDCMFMVNTYQWDYPQVAAMVAPRALLIANTDRDRIFPLDGVYRTFQKVRPLYAQLGKENDVGLNITFGGHLDTQELQVHAFRWLNKQLKGTDDQVTKVTEKFFQPEQLKVFDKLPEDQINTTIHETFVPAAVIPEPLKTAAEWNTLRDDYLAFLRAKSFRAWPENSPPLDLKEISTVEHDGIRLTTSEFTSQEGIRLQLFTFRRADLKEPELQVLNVLDDQAWAEFQLLLRAGFAKEFELAPATAEESENWKSTAQMLKKFPWVMSYCAPRGVGPTAFDQSEKKQIQNRRRFYLLGQTLDGMQTLDIVAAMKACRTPETLSKAALWLQSQRKMGGNALYASIMEPGAKRIDLYDLPTTHRDGPIYLNVQRKLDMPQAVALAAEKTQVVIYQDVAGFEWPQQVASNLGWEKKQLQFRKPPTPAEDK is encoded by the coding sequence ATGGATTACCGTTTATTTCGCTGCGTCTTGCTGGCTGGCTCTTTCTTCGCAGCGGCCTGCTTCCCTCCCCTGCCCTGCTCAGCCCAAGAGCAGCAAGCGGCTAAACCTGCCGTCGCGAAGTTGGACACCAAGCGCGGCGACGAGATGCTCGCCGAATATTTTCGACTAGAGACCGAGCGACTGCAGCAAGCTTGCTTGAACGACGTGAAGACGGCAGCGGATTGGAAAACACGCGAAGTCGAACTGCGCCGACAACTACACGAGATGCTCGGTCTCGATCCACTCCCTGAACGCACGGACTTGAAGCCGGTCATTACGGGCAAAGTCGAGCACGAAGAGTTCACGGTCGAGAAGTTGCACTTCCAATCGCGCCCTGGGCTCTATGTCACGGGCAATTTGTATCTTCCCAAGACGATCGATAAGCCATTGCCGGCGGTTCTCTATGTTTGCGGGCATGGGCAGATCAAGAAGGACGGCATCGCCTACGGCTCGAAGTCGCATTACCAGCACCACGGCGGCTGGTTCGCCCGCAATGGCTACGTCTGCCTGACCATCGACACTCTGCAACTGGGCGAGATTGAAGGAATTCATCACGGCACGCATCGCTATGGCATGTGGTGGTGGCTAAACCGCGGTTATACGCCGGCCGGCGTAGAGGCTTGGAACTGCATCCGCGCGCTCGATTATCTGCAGTCGCGCAAAGAGGTCGATGGCCAAAAGCTGGGGGTGACCGGCCGCAGTGGCGGCGGTGCATACAGCTGGTGGATCTCGGCCCTCGATGAACGAATCAAGTGTGCCGTGCCAACTGCCGGCATCACGGATTTGCAGAACTATGTGGTCGACGGCGCGGTCGAAGGACACTGCGACTGCATGTTCATGGTCAACACCTATCAGTGGGACTATCCACAGGTGGCCGCGATGGTCGCCCCCCGCGCGCTGCTGATCGCCAACACTGACCGGGACCGAATCTTTCCGCTCGACGGTGTTTACCGAACGTTTCAAAAGGTTCGCCCACTCTATGCGCAGCTCGGCAAGGAGAATGACGTCGGTCTGAACATTACCTTTGGCGGGCATCTCGATACGCAAGAGTTGCAGGTACACGCGTTCCGCTGGCTGAACAAACAGTTGAAGGGAACTGATGACCAGGTGACCAAGGTCACCGAGAAGTTCTTTCAGCCCGAGCAATTGAAGGTCTTCGACAAACTGCCGGAAGATCAGATCAACACGACGATTCACGAGACGTTTGTACCGGCTGCAGTGATTCCCGAGCCGCTCAAGACCGCTGCGGAGTGGAACACGCTGCGCGACGATTACCTGGCTTTTCTGCGCGCGAAGTCGTTCCGCGCTTGGCCGGAGAACTCGCCTCCGCTGGATCTCAAAGAGATTTCGACTGTAGAGCACGACGGCATTCGCTTGACGACCAGCGAGTTCACCAGTCAGGAAGGAATTCGCCTGCAGCTCTTCACGTTCCGGCGGGCAGACTTGAAAGAGCCGGAACTGCAAGTACTGAATGTGCTCGACGATCAAGCCTGGGCAGAATTCCAACTTCTTCTGCGGGCAGGCTTTGCCAAGGAATTCGAGCTGGCACCCGCAACTGCTGAAGAGTCTGAGAATTGGAAATCCACGGCACAGATGCTGAAAAAGTTCCCCTGGGTGATGAGCTACTGCGCGCCGCGCGGCGTCGGCCCGACGGCCTTCGATCAGTCGGAAAAGAAACAGATTCAAAATCGCCGCCGGTTTTATCTGCTCGGGCAAACCTTGGACGGAATGCAAACCTTGGACATTGTGGCCGCCATGAAAGCTTGCCGCACGCCCGAGACACTGAGCAAAGCGGCCCTCTGGTTGCAAAGCCAACGGAAGATGGGTGGCAATGCGCTGTACGCCTCAATCATGGAACCAGGTGCAAAACGCATCGACCTCTACGATTTGCCCACGACGCATCGCGATGGGCCCATCTATCTAAACGTGCAGCGCAAGCTCGACATGCCGCAAGCGGTGGCCCTGGCAGCCGAGAAGACTCAAGTCGTCATCTATCAAGATGTCGCCGGCTTTGAATGGCCGCAGCAAGTGGCGAGCAATCTGGGCTGGGAGAAGAAGCAGTTGCAGTTTCGCAAACCACCTACTCCAGCCGAGGATAAGTAG